The Streptomyces kanamyceticus DNA segment GCACAAGCTCGTCCGCGTCGGCAACGGAGACGATGCGCGCGACGTCCCCGACGTGATCGACGGCATCGCCGACGACGGCTGGGCAAGTGCGTTCGCCCAGGCCCGTGCCGAGGTCGAGCGGGTGTGGGCCGATGACGAGAAGCTGGACCGCATGGTCGAGCTGCCGTGGGCCACGCTGCCTGGCCGGACCGCTCTGGATGCCTACACCCACGAGTTCACGGTGCATTCCTGGGACCTCGCCCATGCCACCCGGCGGCTCGCCGGGCTCGACCCCGACCTCGGCTCGCGGGCACTCGACGCCTTCGCGAAGTTCGCGCCGCCGGAGGCCCGCGGCGAGGAGGGCCCGTTCGGCCCGGTCGTACCGGTGCCCGACGACGCCGACGTCTACACCCGGCTGGCCGCCTACGCGGGGCGCCGACCCTAGTCGCCCAGGCCGCGTCCGCGCGGGAGCGCGGCCGGTGCCGGTGGGCGGGCTGCGGGAGCGGTCGCGGGGTCCTCCTCGATACGCAGGGCGAGCGCGGGGCAGCGGCGTACCGCGCGAAAAGCGTGCGCTTCGGAGTAGCGCGGTACGGAGGCCTCCGCCACCGAGGGGAAGCCGTCGGGGCCCAACTGGATGAGCTCCGGGACGATGTCCGCGCACAGCCCGTGCCCCTGGCAGAGCGTCCAGTCGACGGCCAGCCTGCGGCCGGTGGGCGCCTCCCCCTGGGGAATCTCCTCCTGGAGGGGCAGGAAGCCTTCGACGGGACGCCCGCAGCCGCCGCCAAGGACGTGCGCCGCGAGATCGTCCGTGAACGCGGAGATCGCCGACTCCAGGAAGGCGGCCGAGCCGTCGGGGTGCTTGCACGCCCCGCGCCGCTTGACCGCCCGGGTCACCTCGCGCAGCGCCTCCAGCGCGGTCGGGCCACCGCCCTGCAGTACGTCCGCGAGGCCGCGGGCGGCGGCGGGCAGTCCGCGATAGCAGGGGCCGCACTGCCCGGAACTCTCGGCGGCCAGCCATCGCGCCACCCGCAGCGACTCCCCGAGCGGGCAGGTGTCCTCGCCGATCGGCAGGATCGCGCCCGCGCCGAGCGCGCCCCCGCAGGCGTCCAGGGAGGCGCGCGAGACCACCGCGTCGTGCGCGGTGACGGCGTCGAGCCACCTGCCGTGATAGCCGCCGGTCAGCACGCCCTGGAGGAGCGCGGGGGCACCGGCGAGCTGGAGGACGTACGCCAGCGGCACCCCGGTGGGCACTTCGAGGACCATCGGCCTGGCGACCGCTCCGGAGAGGGTCAACAGGACCGTGCCCGGTTCGTCGCGCAGCCCGGTGCGGCAGTAGCGCTCGGCACCGGCCCGTGCG contains these protein-coding regions:
- a CDS encoding TIGR03086 family metal-binding protein, which translates into the protein MTTELTQDPRPIFARALDQAEKQVAAVSPAELGNRTPCADYDVRELLGHVVSVLHKLVRVGNGDDARDVPDVIDGIADDGWASAFAQARAEVERVWADDEKLDRMVELPWATLPGRTALDAYTHEFTVHSWDLAHATRRLAGLDPDLGSRALDAFAKFAPPEARGEEGPFGPVVPVPDDADVYTRLAAYAGRRP
- a CDS encoding NADH-quinone oxidoreductase subunit NuoF family protein gives rise to the protein MNAPLPDVPEVRVVGLPLLTSGFDLVERLDLGMHLKVHGPLEPMAGEPLAALAEQIALRGRGGAGFPFARKLRSVADAAIRRGVRPVVVVNGSEDEPACRKDTVLINRAPHLILDGALLAAEALGARTLVIGVTRDSTEASMAAALAERGLGNRRGSRLRARVQRNPVRMVTGESSALVRSADGGPPLPPGRKVRTADSGVGGAPTLLSNAETFAQLAVAARAGAERYCRTGLRDEPGTVLLTLSGAVARPMVLEVPTGVPLAYVLQLAGAPALLQGVLTGGYHGRWLDAVTAHDAVVSRASLDACGGALGAGAILPIGEDTCPLGESLRVARWLAAESSGQCGPCYRGLPAAARGLADVLQGGGPTALEALREVTRAVKRRGACKHPDGSAAFLESAISAFTDDLAAHVLGGGCGRPVEGFLPLQEEIPQGEAPTGRRLAVDWTLCQGHGLCADIVPELIQLGPDGFPSVAEASVPRYSEAHAFRAVRRCPALALRIEEDPATAPAARPPAPAALPRGRGLGD